The genome window GGTTTTTCCCGAGAGTAAGGATAGCCCGCGAAGGGTAAAACGAGCACCTTGCGGAAGCCGCTGCCGGCGGCGAAACCGACGGAACGGTTGCTGTCCGCCGTCGACCAGCGGGCCATACCGTGTCCCAGCCGGTGCAGCTCGGCCATGGTGAACTCGTGGAGCCGTCGACCCAGCCCCAGACCCCACTGCTGCGGGTCGACGCGCAGTCCCTCGAGCCACCATTCGTCGTCGGCCAGGCGACGCACCCGGCTGACGCCGACCAGGCGGTCCCGCAACTCGGCGACGTAGACGCCGCCTTCGGCGATCCGGCGATCGATGGAGACAACGAGGTAGTCGTGACCCTCCCAGATGGTGCGGACCATTTGCCGAATCGGCTCGGCGTCGGCCGGCCGGGCGGGACGAAAGCTGAGCTCGTCGAAGTCTGCCAAGGAACCTCCCCTAGCCCGCGAGCGTTATCCAAATACTAGACAACTATAGCATATCCACGCCCGGACGAGCGGACCTGGCAATCCGCCGCTCGACGGTCTATACTTGAGCAATCGATAACCACCGAGGCGGTGCGGTAATGGAAGACAAACCCCAAGGCCTGGAGCGCGACTTCAACGGTTTGGAGCCTGTGCGCTGCCCGTACTGCGGCCGGCGCTCCTACCCCACCCGGCCCCAGCCCCGGGTACGCTGCGCCTGGTGCGGTCGCGGGTTCCAGGTCCGCCTCGAGGGCGAGGACCCCTGGTACGAGCAGGCCGTCAAGGACCTCAATCGCGCCTTGGCCATCAAGACCGACCTCTTCCTGGCCTATCACAACCTCGGCCTGGCCTACAGCGAGATCGGCCAGTACGAGCAGGCGATCACCGTCTTCGAGAAGGAACTCAAGCTCAGCCCCGATGACGCCGACACCTATTTTTTACTGGGGATGGCCTACGCCGGGGCGACTACCCAGTACAAGCGGGCCATCGCCAACCTGGAGCGCTACCTCGAGCTGCGTCCCGAGGCCACGGAGCGGGAGGAGATCCGCCGCCTGATCGCCCGGCTGGCCAAACTGGAGCAGGAGAACGGCGGCAACGGTCGGCACTGACCAACCCACTGACCAACCACGGACCAGCGGCGGAAAAAGACGAGCCCCCGGGGGCTCGATTGCTTTTCCGCAGGATTGATGCTGAACCGTAGTTTAGTCGGAGCGACGCCGGCGGAACTTTGAAAAAGGGTTGCGGAACCTAGTCCGCCACACCGCCTTTCCCCGCCGGAACCGGCACGGTTTTTGCATCTCGGCGACCGTTACGACCGATTGATAACGGTCGGCCTCCGCAAAAACCGTGCCGGTTCCGGCGGGAGTCCTATCAACTCGCGCTGCGTCGGCGAGGCCTGTTTTTCAAAGTTCCGCCGGCTAACCGTTTTTGACGGTGATGTTGAAGGTTCGTTCGCCGACCTTGACGCGGACTTTGACCCGTTCGCTTTCGGGGTTGACGCGAATGTTGAGTCCGTCGGAGTCGCCGTCGACGGAGGCCTGCCAGGTGACCCGGGTGGCGGTGGCTTCGAGGACGCGGTCGTCCTCGCCGGCGGCGTAGTCGCCGCCCTTTTCGAAGCCGAGTTCGTAGTCGGCCAGCAGGGTGCCCTCGCCCTCGATGATCTCGGCGGAGCCGTCGAAGCCCTCGAAGGGCGGGTTGTCGTAGCGGTCGAGGTTGCCCCAGCGGATTTTGATGGTTCGGCCGTCGTCGTGAAGCCAGGCGTTGGCGCGGTTGTGATCGCCGACGGCGCTGATCAGGATCACCCGTTCGAAGTCGCCGGCGGTGACTCGGACCCGGGCGTCGCCGCCCCGGGGTTCGACGTGGACGTTGAGGCCGTCGCCGTCGGCGGGGCGAACGGAAGCCTCCCAGCGGACGACGTCGGGGCCGTCTTCGAGGATGCGGTCGTTGGAGCCGCTGGAGTAGGAGCCGTCGCTTTCCCAGGAGTGGGTGTCGGTGACAGAGAGCTCGGCCCGACCGACGACGACGGTCACCTCGCCGTCGAAGGTTTCGAAGGGTGTGCTGGGGAAGGCATCGAGATTGCCCCAGCGAATCTTGACGGTCCGGTTGTCGTCGTGGAGCCAGGCGTTGGCGCGGTTGGGTCCGACCTCGCCCTCCTCGGGCGGTCCGCCCATGGTCCAGTTGGTCACCGAGCGGGTCAGCGAGCGTTCGTGCATTCCGTTGAGATCTACGACGAATTCGCCCAGCCAATCGCCCAGATGCAGGTGAACGATCTCTTCACCGGTGACCGTAATCCCGAAGGTCAGTCCGTCGGTGTCGTTCTGCGAGCTGGCGCGCCAACTGAGGTAATCGGGGCCTTTGTCGACGACGGCGTCGTCGCCGCCGGAGTCATAATCGCCGCCGGAGTCCAGCAGCTCATGGTTGATGACCGTGCAGGGGCTTTGCTCGGGGTCGAGGAAGCCGTCGAAATAGTTCAGTCCAACCCCGGGTCGGTTGTCGAGGTTGCCCCACTCGAGTTCGAAGACCAGCTGGGCGCGCTCGTCGTTGATCTCGCGCCGGGAGACCTGTTCGAGGCGCAGGACGTTGCCGGCGGAATCGAGTTGCAGGCTGGCGGCTCCCTGGGCGGCGGCGGGTACTCCCGTGGCGGCGTAGAGGGTAACGAGCAGCCAGGCTGGCGGACGGCTTTTCATCAAGTTCATCATAGTCGATAGCGACAGGCTTGGCAAGCTGGAGACCGCGTCTCCTGTTCGTTTCCATCCTCTTGCGGCTCGTTGTTCAGGGCGCGTCGATGGCCGGTCCGTCGGGGTTCCAGACCGAGGTCGATTCCTGCAGGGAGTCTTCGACGAGGTTGCCGGCGGCGATTTTGAACTCGCCGTGCCAATCGCCGACCTTGATATGGACGACGGTGTCGCGATTGGTGATCACGCGGACGGTTAGGCCGTCGGTCTTGCCGACGGTGCTGGCCCGCCAGCGGACGTAGGCCGGGCCGTCGTGGGTAACTTTGTCGTCGAGACCGTTCTCGTACTTGCCGCCGTGGTCGAACATCCGCACATCCACCACCCGGCATTCGCCGTGCTCGGGAGCGACGAAGCCGTTGAATTTCTGGAAACCGACTCCGTCGACGCCTTCGAGGTTGCCCCATTCCAGGAAGATATTGACGGCGCGGCGTCCGCCTTCGAGTTCGGCGGTGGCGCGTTGTTCCACTTTGAGCATGTTGCCGCTTTCATCGACCCGGATGGTCATCGCAACGGCGGATACCGCCAGCAGCAGCGTAAAGACGAGTAGGATTCTGCCACGCATCTTTTCCTCCTTGATGGTGAAGGTGGGTTGGAACGACATTAGTAAATTATAGCGGGTGCTGGATTAGTTTGCAGAGGTGTTTGCGGGGTTTTCGGGCCGGTTTGTCATTTCCGCTCGCGGATCACCGGTCCGGGGTTGCCTGGTAAGCGGAACGCCTTTGCCGTATTGCACCGGGCCGTCACATTTCTTGCACTTGCAACGAACCCTTGGTCGGGTTCGTTGCGCAAGAAATGCGCCGGCCCTCGCTTGTTGCCGGATGGCGGGCGTCCGGCGAGATGCGCGACGGGCGAGGGGGAGCTCATCGCCCCGGCGGGTATCAGCAGTGTAAGACGTGCTGCTGTGCGGGCGGGTTTATTAGACCCGCCCGCGAACTACCATTGGTAATGCCCTGCTGGCGGGCAGACCCTGGCGTGGGCCGCCGTGGATCAGGGTTGGGGGCGGTTCGCCGTTAAGGGGTGACCGGCTGGCTCGCAGAGCCCGCCCGACAGGGCTATCGGGTTGCGGCCGGGGCCAGAGGAGTCAGCCCACGCTTCGTCCTGGGTGGTTGATCCGTTCCTTTCTCACCCCGGCCCGTGAACGATCTTCCTCCCCGGCGGAGAGGGAAACCGATCCGGTGGGTCAACGGCTGATCACAAACCGTCGGGTCGCCCCTGAACCTTCTCCCGCCAGTCGGGCGAGGTAGACGCCCGGTTGGTATTGTTCCACATCGAGGAGGAGGGTGTGACGACCGGGGGTCGCCTCCAGGGTTTCCGTAGTTATCCGGCGGCCGGTGAGATCATAGATAGTCAGCGTCGCTGAGGCGCAGCCCTCGGGCAGGGTGTAGCTGAGCGTCAGGGCGTCGGCGGCCGGGCTGGGATAGGGCTCGTGAAGGGTCAGCCGCTGCGTCTGCGGTGGCGCGACGACGGCCTCCGTCGGGCCGTAGCGCTCGACCGCGCCCGCGTCCCCGGTGATCTCCAGCCAGTAGGAGTAAGCCTCGCCGGGGGTGACGCCCCGGTCCAGCCAGCGGGTGGTTCGCCCGTCGAGGGCACCCGAGACGGCGATGGGATTCTCCCGGCCCCGCAGGACGCGAAGGCCGGCGGGGGGCTCGCCCTCGACGGCCCAGTCGACCAGGACGCCGTCCCCGCCGGGCGCCGCGCTCAGCTCGACCGCGCCGACGGGGAAGTCCTCGAGGGGGTCGGCCAGGGCGGCGGTGTAACCTACCGCGGCGCGCAGGACGTCGGTGCCGAAGGGCCAGTAATCCTCGTAGTTGGCCAGCAGGTCCGTGGTGGAATGGTAATGCGGGTTCTCGTCGTAATCGTTCTCGATCAGCAACAGGGCGGGGTAGCCGTTGTCCCAGAACGGCGAGTGGTCGCTCCACTCGAAGGCGGGGTCGTAGCTGGTGGCGACGTTCAGGTCCGGGACGTACTCGGCGGCGAAGGTCTCCAGCCCCGTGGCCAGATCGCTGGATTGGCCGTCGTAGGGCACCCAGACGGTGTAGCCCTCCAGGCCGTCCCACAACACCATGTCGACGTTGATCACGCCCTGGATGTCGTCGCCGGCGGCGTAGGCCTGGTCGGCGTAGTAGGTGCTGCCGCACAGCCCCTGCTCCTCGGCGCCGAAGCAGATGTAGCGCAGGGTGGCGTCGAATTCATACTGGGAGAGGACGCGGGCGGCCTCGAGTACGGCGGCGGCGCCGCTGCCGTTGTCGTCGGCCCCGGGGGCGTCGTCCTCGCTGTTCCAGGGATAACCCGCCGTCGAGTCCAGGTGGCCGCAGATGATGTAGATCTCCTCCGGCGTGACCTGCCCCGGCTGCTCGGCGATGACGTTGTAGCAGGTGAAGGTGCTGCCGTACCAGGGGTCGGCGGTGAAGGTCTGAATCTCTCCGTCCAGGCCCAAACCGTCCAGATAGTCCTCGGCGTAGAGGCAGGACTGGTAATACTGATCGTGCCGGGCGCTGCGGGTGACGAAGTCCTCCAGCTCCTGGATGACGTCCTTGATCTCGTCCTCGCTGACGGCGTCGACGATCTCGCTCAACTCCTGGTCGTCGGACCACGCCGGTGACGGACCGCCCGAGCTTTCGACCATGCGCGCCGGCGAGGCCGTTCGCAGGGGCAGGACGCCGTGGAGACCCTCGAGGTTGAAGCCCGGCGGCAGCTCGCCGTTCCAGCGCACCAGATAGAGCTGGTCCCGCCGCCAGACGACCACGCCCAGTTCGGCCGCTTTGCCCACCGCGGCCGGATCGTTGACCAGAACACGCAGGTACTCCCGGGTCTCGGCGTCACGGTCCAGGACGACGGCGTCGGGCGTCGCCTCGCCGAGGCAGACCGCGTAGTCGGCGCCCCGAAGAACGATCCGGGCGTCCGCGGGCGGAACGTCGCCCTCGTACAGCACCAGATCGGCGGCGCCGCCAGCGACGGCGAGCAACAGCAGAAACAACAAAGAAATCAAGGAAATCGCTCGGCGGATCGACATACGAACTCCATCGCGTTGGTGGTCGAAGGGCGGGCGGTTGATACCGGAGCAGCGCCCGAGAGACCGTTGACGAAACGGCTGCGCGGTCGGGCTCGTCGCGGTCGGAACCGGCACGGTTTTTGCGGAGGCCGACCGTTAACGTCGGCCGTAACGGTCGCCGAGATGCAAAAACCGTGCCGGTTCCGACCGCCGTGGCGTTGTCGGGTGTCGGCGCGGCGGGCCTTGCGTCAACGGTCTCTCGGGCGGCGGAGCGGGACGGCTCACTCGACCTGGTAGAGTTCGAGGTTGACGAAGCTGGCGAAGCCGCGGCGGACCTTGAGGTTGGTCATCGGCTGCAGGGTGCGCAGCTCGGTGGGGTCTTCCTCGCCGAGGAGGGCCCGGGCTTCCAGGAGGTAGTAGGTTCCGGGCGCCACCCCGACGAGCTGGAACTCGCCGATGTAGTTGCTGGTGGTGGTCTTGTAGGGGCGGCTCTCCTCGTATTCCTCCCGGGTGCGGTAGACCGCCACCGTGGCTCCCGGGACGGCGGTGCCCCGGATCAGCACCCGACCGACGACGACGCCGGTGGTCTGGGGGTCCATCTCGATGGTGTCGGAGCGGCCGTAGCGTCCGCCGTCGAGGGTGGGGATGCGCAGGGAGTTGAAGATCGAGATCAATTCGCGCAGGTGGGCGTGGAACTCGTCGGCGGGCAGGCTGGCCTGCATGGTGTAGCCGACGCTGTTGCGCAGCAGGTAGCAGACGACGTGCCTGGTCGTTACGGTGGTTGCGCTGACGGGATCGGTGACGCCGTCATCGTAGACGGCCAGGTAGGGTTCGCCGCTGGCCAGTTCCCGCAGCAGTTCGGCCATCTCGTCCAGCTCTTCCTGATCCGCGGCGCTTTCAGCCTCGGCGGCGCGGACCTCCGGGGTCTTGTAGGGCACGCCCGTGGTCTGCTGGAGGGCTATCAGCCCTTCCATCACCGTCATATCCTCGATGATCACCTCACCGGCGTCGGGGTCGTCGTCGGCGGGTTCGTCGCTAGGCGTTTCCGGCGCGGGTGTCGGCTGCTCGCTCTCGGGGGGCGTTTCCGGGTACGCTTCAGGATCGAGGCCCTCCTCGGGCAGCGCCTCGTCGTCGAGCTCGCCGACGAGGGGTTCGGCGCTGTATTCGATCGGCCGGGGCAGCAGTTCGGGCTCCCGGCCCTCCCAGGCCTCGATCAGGGCCTGGACGCTGGTTTCGGCGCCGCGAACGCCGTAGCTGTTGCGGGCCAGCTTGCGATGGTCCGACGGGGTGTCGAGGGAGTCCATCACGTCGACGTAGACGCGGAAGCCGACGCGGCCGTCGGGGCTCTGCAGCAGGACCAGGGCGGCGCCGACGTTCTTTTCCACGCTCCAGCCCGCCGGGGCGGTGACCTGGAAGCCGTAGTCGGTGTTTGAGTAGGTCTGGCCGGTGATCGAGGTGCGGGCCGTCGCCGGGGCGAGGATACCCCAGGCCAGCAGCGCGGCGGCGGTCAGGCTCCAGAACGGTCGGCGCAGGTGTTTCATCGCGTCCATTATAGCACCCCGGACGCCCGGGTCAATGCCGTCGTTGATGCCCCTTGCAGTACCGGCCTCCAATCGGCTATGCTATTAGCCGTCCAGGGTCGATTCTACCGCGAGTCCCCGGGAGGGCGACTTTGCCGCTGTTCATGTTCACCGACATCCAGGGTTCGACCCGGCTGTGGGAGAAGCACGGCCGGGCGATGGCCGAGATTCTCGAGCGCCACGACCGCCTGGTGGAGCAGACCGTCACCGAGTTCGGCGGGCGGATCCTCAAGCATCTGGGTGACGGCTTCTTTATCATCTTCAACGAAGGCGGCGATCCCCTGGGCTGCGCCCTGAGCCTGCAGCGGCGGATCGGCGCGGCGGACTGGAAACCCGTCGGCGATCTGCGGGTGCGCACGGCCCTGCACGCCGGCGAAGCCGAGCGCCTCGGCGAGGACTATTTCGGTCCGGTGATCAACCGTACGGCCCGGCTCTGCGACGCCGGCTGGGGCGGTCAGATCCTGCTCTCCCCCAGCGCCGCCGACTACGGACCCCTGCCCGAAGGGGCCGAACTGGTCGAGCTGGGCTCGCACCAGTTGCGCGACCTGGACCGGCCCCAGGAGATCCTGGCCCTCGACCACCCCGAGCTCCCCCTGCGCAGCTTTCCCGAGCTGCGCACGATGAGCGCCCGACCCAACAACCTGCCGCCCCAGTCGACCCCCTTCGTCGGCCGCGTCGAGGAGCGCCACGAACTGCACCGGCTCCTCGATAAGGAAGGCGCCCGCCTGCTGACGATCACCGGCCCCGGCGGGATGGGCAAGACCCGTCTGGCCCTCCAGGTGGCCGCCGAGCGGCTCGACCGCTACGACGACGGCGTCTACTTCGTCCCCCTGGCGCCGCTGGCCGACGTCGAGCAACTGGTCCCCGCCGTCGCCGAAGCTTTGTCGTACAGCTTTTCGCCCGGCTCGGAGCCCCAGGAGCAGCTGCTCAACTATCTCGAGGGCAAGCGCCTGCTGCTGGTCCTCGACAACTTCGAGCACCTGACTGCCGGGGTCGAGCTGGTGGCCGATATCAACGAGCGCGCCCCGTCGATTAACGTGCTGGCCACGAGCCGGACCCGCCTCAACCTGCGGGGCGAGCAGCTCTACACCATCGCCGGCCTGCAATTCCCCCGGCACTGGGAGCCCGCGCCCGAGGATCATTACAGCGCCCTGCACCTGTTCCTGGAGAGCGCCCGGCGTCTGGAGCCCGACTTCGTCATCACCCCGGACAACGTGCGCCAGGTTATCCGCGTCTGCAGCCTGGTCGGTGGGATGCCCTTGGGGATCGAGCTGGCGGCCAGTTGGGTGCGCACCCTGGAGCCCGCCGAGATCGTCGAGGAACTCGAGAGCGGGTTGGACTTCCTCGACACCGAGCTGCGCGATCTGCCCGAACGCCACCGCAGCCTCCTCGGGGTGGTCGACTACTCCTGGCGCCTGCTGAGCGAAGGGGAGCGGACCGTCTTCAGCTCGCTGGCCGTCTTCCGCGGCGGTTGCGACCGCGCCGCCGCCAAGGCCGTCCTCGGCGTCGGCCCCCGGGAGCTGATGAAGCTGGTGGATAAGTCCCTGCTGGAACGGGGCAGCGACAAACGCTATCGGATGCACGAAGTGGTGCGCGTCTTCGCCGAGGAGAAACTGGCGGCGGAACCCGAGCGACGGGAGAAGCTGCGCCTGGCCCATGTCGAGTACTTCAACGAGTTCCTGCAGCGGCGGCGCAAGGGTCTCAGCCGGGAAGAGGGCGCCGCTCTGCAGGAGTGCCGCCGCGAAGCCGACAATCTCAACGCCGCCTACGGTTACGCCCTGAACACCGGCGATCGCGAGCTGCTCGCCGATTATCTCGAGGTCTTCTCCGCCTACATCAACGCGACCTACCGCCACCGCGAGCACCTGGAGCTCAGTCGCCGGGGCCTGGAGGTCCTGCCGCGACGGGACGATCGCGCCGACGGTCTGCTGCTGGCCGCCCAGGCCTCCTCCCTGGCCTCCCTGGGGCGCTACAAGGAGTCGATCGATTACGCCCGGCGCTCCTACGAGATCTTCGAGAAACTCGACGACGTCAGCAACGCCTACTACGTCATCTACCGCCTCGGCGCGGCCTACTTCCGCACCTTTCAGATCGACAAGGCCCGCGAATACTTCATCAAGGCCCTCGAACTGGCTCGACGGCTGGACAGGCCCATGAGTCTGGCCAGCGCGCTGCTGGCCATCGGCGATATCGAGAACGCCAGCGGCAACCTGCACCAGGGGCTCGAGTACTGCAACGAGGCTCTGGAGATCAACCGCCGCGAGGGCCGCCGGACCGG of Candidatus Coatesbacteria bacterium contains these proteins:
- a CDS encoding M28 family peptidase, which encodes MISLLFLLLLAVAGGAADLVLYEGDVPPADARIVLRGADYAVCLGEATPDAVVLDRDAETREYLRVLVNDPAAVGKAAELGVVVWRRDQLYLVRWNGELPPGFNLEGLHGVLPLRTASPARMVESSGGPSPAWSDDQELSEIVDAVSEDEIKDVIQELEDFVTRSARHDQYYQSCLYAEDYLDGLGLDGEIQTFTADPWYGSTFTCYNVIAEQPGQVTPEEIYIICGHLDSTAGYPWNSEDDAPGADDNGSGAAAVLEAARVLSQYEFDATLRYICFGAEEQGLCGSTYYADQAYAAGDDIQGVINVDMVLWDGLEGYTVWVPYDGQSSDLATGLETFAAEYVPDLNVATSYDPAFEWSDHSPFWDNGYPALLLIENDYDENPHYHSTTDLLANYEDYWPFGTDVLRAAVGYTAALADPLEDFPVGAVELSAAPGGDGVLVDWAVEGEPPAGLRVLRGRENPIAVSGALDGRTTRWLDRGVTPGEAYSYWLEITGDAGAVERYGPTEAVVAPPQTQRLTLHEPYPSPAADALTLSYTLPEGCASATLTIYDLTGRRITTETLEATPGRHTLLLDVEQYQPGVYLARLAGEGSGATRRFVISR
- a CDS encoding tetratricopeptide repeat protein, producing the protein MEDKPQGLERDFNGLEPVRCPYCGRRSYPTRPQPRVRCAWCGRGFQVRLEGEDPWYEQAVKDLNRALAIKTDLFLAYHNLGLAYSEIGQYEQAITVFEKELKLSPDDADTYFLLGMAYAGATTQYKRAIANLERYLELRPEATEREEIRRLIARLAKLEQENGGNGRH
- a CDS encoding tetratricopeptide repeat protein, giving the protein MPLFMFTDIQGSTRLWEKHGRAMAEILERHDRLVEQTVTEFGGRILKHLGDGFFIIFNEGGDPLGCALSLQRRIGAADWKPVGDLRVRTALHAGEAERLGEDYFGPVINRTARLCDAGWGGQILLSPSAADYGPLPEGAELVELGSHQLRDLDRPQEILALDHPELPLRSFPELRTMSARPNNLPPQSTPFVGRVEERHELHRLLDKEGARLLTITGPGGMGKTRLALQVAAERLDRYDDGVYFVPLAPLADVEQLVPAVAEALSYSFSPGSEPQEQLLNYLEGKRLLLVLDNFEHLTAGVELVADINERAPSINVLATSRTRLNLRGEQLYTIAGLQFPRHWEPAPEDHYSALHLFLESARRLEPDFVITPDNVRQVIRVCSLVGGMPLGIELAASWVRTLEPAEIVEELESGLDFLDTELRDLPERHRSLLGVVDYSWRLLSEGERTVFSSLAVFRGGCDRAAAKAVLGVGPRELMKLVDKSLLERGSDKRYRMHEVVRVFAEEKLAAEPERREKLRLAHVEYFNEFLQRRRKGLSREEGAALQECRREADNLNAAYGYALNTGDRELLADYLEVFSAYINATYRHREHLELSRRGLEVLPRRDDRADGLLLAAQASSLASLGRYKESIDYARRSYEIFEKLDDVSNAYYVIYRLGAAYFRTFQIDKAREYFIKALELARRLDRPMSLASALLAIGDIENASGNLHQGLEYCNEALEINRREGRRTGVVNCLITVADIYNHLGDLRTAYEHHAEAVRIADEITYLHGSALGRSALSEVGNKLHRGRVNLITARRSLELFQEIGDVYWQNNARSELGIALTDEGQYDEGRRMLDSALSSYHEERVSPLIAYVERYLGRLELFNDDPHAALAHFTRSLEHYSLKEYWRPRLQVELYQVWARLAAGDNRRTLAELESIAADFHRCLSGETDESGGVIGIGLHTLRGLSLRSSGADPAAELDEARRLQIAEENGEVDDCGLLLGLELSRVLPMDPAARLIARLADDERTPRYFALQAAELRRERGMPVVKLEAPEDYNRGYQALLAELARP